A portion of the Salmo trutta chromosome 1, fSalTru1.1, whole genome shotgun sequence genome contains these proteins:
- the LOC115192125 gene encoding cilia- and flagella-associated protein 61-like: MHLAGSPAFHSHGYCDSDHTQLSLRSWINVVTGKRVGIDRAVKHVLVSGGRKVPYDHLIFYTGQQYQLFTDKEKIRQSLFGCLAPLLPSFRIHLPTDEGSSCSPSSCFSNHTVEKALENSGVHVHHNCFLAQMNDGQNPESITFVSFTSDTQPLRLECSLFMNLSSKGVNYDAFQSNNNACLVYDGRLVIDTTFHTSDSTIRAGGPLTKFPRHYHSDQWSHSRFNSREVVQELAAILLPFFDLTLEPAINPPADLDGLITNYTQAKI; encoded by the exons Atgcacctcgctggaagccccgccttccacag CCATGGCTACTGTGACAGTGACCATACCCAGCTGTCTCTCCGCTCCTGGATCAACGTGGTGACGGGCAAGAGGGTGGGCATCGACAGGGCAGTCAAGCACGTGCTGGTGTCTGGGGGCAGGAAGGTGCCCTATGATCACCTCATCTTCTATACAGGCCAGCAGTACCAG ctcTTCACTGACAAGGAGAAGATTAGGCAGTCTTTGTTTGGTTGCCTTGCCCCCTTGTTGCCAA GCTTTCGTATCCACCTGCCCACTGATGAAGGCTCTAGCTGCAGCCCCAGCTCATGCTTCAGTAACCACACGGTGGAGAAGGCCTTGGAGAACAGTGGGGTCCATGTTCACCACAACTGCTTTCTGGCCCAGATGAATGACGGGCAGAACCCTGAGTCAATCACCTTCGTGTCCTTCACCAGTGACACTCAACCTCTCAGGCTGGAGTGCTCTTTA TTCATGAACCTCTCCTCCAAAGGGGTGAACTACGATGCCTTTCAGTCCAACAACAATGCCTGTCTGGTGTACGATGGTCGACTGGTCATAGACACCACCTTCCATACCAGCGACTCCACCATCCGTGCCGGTGGGCCTCTGACCAAGTTTCCCCGGCACTACCACTCAGACCAGTGGTCCCACTCCAGATTCAACTCCAGGGAGGTGGTCCAGGAGCTGGCTGCTATTCTGCTGCCCTTCTTCGACCTAACCCTGGAACCGGCCATCAACCCTCCAGCCGACCTGGACGGCCTCATCACCAACTACACACAGGCCAAGATTTAA